AGTTCCAAACCACAAAAAACCAGCTTTATCCTGAAATATTTCGGTACACGTACTGCTTGAAAGTCCACTAAATGTATCTAAATTTTCAAACTTTATATTATTCTTCTGCCCAACAATAATATTTGTTAGTAAACAGAATAAAGCAATAAAATAATTTTTAAAATTCATTTTTATTTGAAATTTCAACAACTAAATGTTATTAATTTACTGAATACAAAACTTTTACTAATTCGTATTCAAGCTAAAATAAAGTATGGAGGTTATTTACCCGAAACTGTGCAGGCCTGCGCAATCTAAAATGCTCATTATAATGAAAACACAAAACCAAACGGAAATCATTTTAAAATAAAGTGATTACATCGTTTTTAGATATTAGCAAAAAGCGAAGTTTTTCACTAATATAAAAAACTTTGCTTTACTAATATTATTTTTAATTAATGTCTCGAAAGATTAAAGATAGATCTCTAATAAATCGGCTTGAGAAGCAGTAATTTTAACAGCATTAACAGTGGCTGGCAACAATATAGTTTCTCCTGTATTTAATGTATAAGTATCATCGGCATGGCTAATTTCTAAACTTCCGCTAACGCACATATAAATTACAAAAGAATCTAGGCTAGAATAATCTTTCTCTAACTCGTTTTCAACTTTAATAAAGTTTGTTTTAAAATAAGGAGAATGCACTAATTTGTTAGCCGTATTCGCCTTAGTTTCATAACTTGTTTTAAACTCGCTATGGTAAGTAAAATCTATAGCATCTAAAGCCTGATCGTTGTGTAACTCACGCTCTTTACCCGTTGTAGCATCTACCCTATTATAATCGTAAATACGGTAAGTAACATCTGAAGTTTGTTGAATTTCAGCTAATAAAACACCAGATCCAATAGCATGAATTCTTCCCGTAGGAATGTAAAACGTATCGCCTTTTGCAACCGTTTCGTGATGCATAACATTTAAGATTGTATCATCTTCTAGATGTTTTTGGTATTCTTCTTTATCAATTTCTTTCTCGAAACCGACAATAAGTTCTGCATCTTTATCGGCTTGCATAACATACCACATTTCATTTTTACCAAAAGAGTTGTGACGCTCTTTTGCTAACTCATTACTTGGGTGTACTTGTATAGACAATGGTGTTTTTGCATCAATAAATTTAATAAGTAACGGGAAATCTTCACCAAAAGCTTTATACACAGCTTCACCAAC
The window above is part of the Algibacter sp. L3A6 genome. Proteins encoded here:
- a CDS encoding type I phosphomannose isomerase catalytic subunit, with product MKLYPLKFEPLYKYRLWGGEKLKTQLNKEYTESSVGESWEISDVKGDETQVLNGELKGQTLKQLINTYKGDFVGEAVYKAFGEDFPLLIKFIDAKTPLSIQVHPSNELAKERHNSFGKNEMWYVMQADKDAELIVGFEKEIDKEEYQKHLEDDTILNVMHHETVAKGDTFYIPTGRIHAIGSGVLLAEIQQTSDVTYRIYDYNRVDATTGKERELHNDQALDAIDFTYHSEFKTSYETKANTANKLVHSPYFKTNFIKVENELEKDYSSLDSFVIYMCVSGSLEISHADDTYTLNTGETILLPATVNAVKITASQADLLEIYL